Proteins co-encoded in one Natrarchaeobius halalkaliphilus genomic window:
- a CDS encoding DNA polymerase sliding clamp, producing MFKAIVSAETLTSALDSVSVLVDECKIHLEEGGLEIRAVDPANVGMVDLSLDAASFESYEADGGLIGVDLSRLEDIAGMAESGQLIQLELDEETRKLHIQIDGLEYTLALIDPDSIRQEPDIPDLDLSAEVVLEGKDVNRSVTAADMVSDHIALGVEEPEEYFYVDAEGDTDDVHLELTHDDLIDLQVGPAHSLFSLDYLKDMNKAIPSNTEVTLALGEEFPVKIYFGFAEGNGQVTYMLAPRIQSD from the coding sequence ATGTTCAAGGCCATCGTGAGCGCGGAAACGCTCACCAGCGCGCTCGATTCGGTGAGCGTGCTGGTCGACGAGTGCAAGATCCACCTCGAGGAAGGCGGATTGGAGATTCGGGCCGTCGATCCCGCCAACGTGGGGATGGTCGATCTCTCGCTCGACGCGGCTTCGTTCGAATCGTACGAGGCTGACGGCGGGCTCATCGGCGTCGATCTCTCACGTCTCGAAGACATCGCCGGAATGGCCGAGTCGGGCCAGCTGATCCAGCTCGAACTCGACGAGGAGACCCGAAAGCTCCACATCCAGATCGACGGGCTGGAGTATACGCTCGCGCTGATCGATCCCGATTCGATCCGTCAGGAGCCGGATATTCCGGACCTCGATCTCTCCGCCGAAGTCGTCCTCGAAGGAAAGGACGTCAACCGCTCGGTCACCGCCGCCGATATGGTTTCAGACCACATCGCACTCGGCGTCGAGGAGCCAGAGGAGTACTTCTACGTCGACGCGGAGGGCGACACCGACGACGTCCACCTCGAGTTGACCCACGACGACCTGATCGACCTGCAGGTCGGTCCCGCACACTCGCTGTTTTCGCTCGATTACCTCAAAGACATGAACAAGGCGATCCCCTCGAATACCGAGGTCACGCTCGCACTGGGCGAGGAGTTCCCGGTCAAGATCTACTTCGGATTCGCTGAAGGCAACGGCCAGGTCACCTACATGCTCGCACCGCGCATTCAGAGCGACTGA
- a CDS encoding helix-turn-helix domain-containing protein — protein sequence MATLIDFVVSAEEFPFGELFTALPDVSVELDRVVPTNGALFPYVWISGGDHADIEAALEPSGATFVPQTVTLVDELEDRGSLYRVTWDPEPTGLIEIISDSGATMVSAVGARGQWTFTLRFDEHAEIGAFQNRCRTTDIHLSLSRLQPLGYAARDRELTPAQLEALELAYRCGYFDDSRRVTLDDLASEVGISRQSVAGRLRRGHRNLLAGLFSSSERTVGGVTSSAEE from the coding sequence ATGGCGACACTGATCGACTTCGTCGTCTCGGCCGAGGAGTTTCCGTTCGGTGAGCTGTTCACCGCGCTGCCCGACGTGTCAGTCGAACTCGATCGGGTCGTCCCGACGAACGGGGCCCTGTTTCCGTACGTATGGATCAGCGGCGGCGATCACGCCGATATCGAGGCCGCACTCGAGCCGTCGGGGGCCACGTTCGTTCCGCAAACGGTGACGCTCGTCGACGAACTCGAGGATCGAGGCTCGCTCTATCGGGTTACCTGGGACCCTGAACCGACCGGCCTCATCGAGATCATCTCCGATTCGGGGGCGACCATGGTGTCCGCCGTCGGAGCGCGCGGTCAGTGGACGTTCACGCTCCGATTCGACGAGCACGCCGAGATCGGCGCGTTTCAGAACCGCTGTCGAACCACCGACATCCACCTCTCGCTCTCGAGATTGCAGCCTCTCGGGTACGCCGCTCGAGATCGAGAGCTCACCCCGGCACAGCTCGAGGCGCTCGAACTCGCGTATCGATGCGGATACTTCGACGATTCGCGTCGGGTCACGCTCGACGACCTCGCGAGCGAGGTCGGTATCTCGCGCCAATCCGTCGCTGGTCGACTGCGACGCGGTCACCGAAACCTGCTCGCCGGCCTGTTCTCCTCGAGTGAGCGAACCGTCGGCGGAGTAACGTCGTCAGCGGAAGAGTGA
- a CDS encoding HalOD1 output domain-containing protein has product MPSGDEPADATESRQPADVTTFDPSAGQQPSLAVPVAVASFTEEDPLELTPLYEVVEPDALDSLFEHAARTDGNGVHQLWFRYEGVDVGVRSDGQIEIDAPTADPS; this is encoded by the coding sequence ATGCCCTCCGGTGACGAACCCGCAGACGCCACAGAATCGCGACAGCCGGCCGACGTAACGACGTTCGATCCATCAGCTGGACAGCAACCGAGCCTGGCGGTTCCCGTGGCGGTCGCATCGTTCACCGAGGAGGACCCGCTCGAGCTCACGCCGCTGTACGAGGTCGTCGAACCGGACGCGCTCGATTCGCTGTTCGAACACGCCGCTCGAACCGACGGAAACGGCGTCCATCAGCTGTGGTTCAGGTACGAAGGGGTCGACGTCGGCGTCCGAAGCGATGGACAGATCGAGATCGACGCACCGACAGCCGATCCGTCGTAA
- a CDS encoding alpha/beta fold hydrolase produces MPRAICDDASIFYEYDEDASDESRSGSIDVEEPIVFVQDLGYGRWMWRWQREAVSGDVIAPDTRGTGRSGAGLPPIVPRLPRRLRTPLLSGVASYSVAGLAADLEAVLEDAGVRRAHLVGAGLGGMIVQQHAIEYSRAKTLTLCGTSHGGTDAVAMSEETRSTLLERPSGANEREGLRHRMRPAFSERFTNRNPHLMDRIVEWRREQDAGAPALEAQIAAIDTFDGRDRLDRIRAPTLVIHGTDDRIVPSGNARLLEEAIPNARLELVEGGSHCCFIESADRVNELLGTFLEDSSEPGGETPDFRAGRVGGE; encoded by the coding sequence ATGCCACGGGCGATCTGCGACGACGCGTCGATCTTCTACGAGTACGACGAGGACGCCTCCGATGAGAGTCGGTCCGGCTCCATCGACGTCGAGGAGCCGATCGTCTTCGTCCAGGACCTCGGATACGGGCGGTGGATGTGGCGCTGGCAGCGCGAGGCCGTCTCCGGGGATGTCATCGCTCCGGACACCCGCGGAACGGGACGCTCGGGCGCCGGCTTGCCGCCGATCGTTCCCCGACTTCCCCGCCGACTCCGCACGCCGTTGCTCTCCGGCGTCGCGAGCTACTCGGTCGCGGGGCTGGCCGCGGACCTCGAGGCCGTCCTCGAGGATGCGGGAGTTCGACGCGCCCACCTCGTCGGCGCGGGGCTGGGCGGAATGATCGTCCAGCAACACGCGATCGAGTACTCGCGAGCGAAGACGCTCACGCTGTGTGGGACGAGTCACGGCGGGACCGACGCGGTCGCGATGAGCGAGGAAACGCGTTCGACGCTGCTCGAGCGACCATCGGGCGCCAACGAACGAGAGGGGCTCCGTCACCGGATGCGACCCGCGTTCTCCGAGCGCTTTACCAACCGAAACCCGCACCTGATGGACCGAATCGTCGAGTGGCGACGCGAGCAGGACGCGGGCGCTCCGGCTCTGGAGGCGCAGATCGCCGCGATCGACACCTTCGACGGTCGCGATCGACTCGACCGGATCCGCGCGCCGACGCTCGTCATCCACGGAACCGACGACCGCATCGTTCCGTCCGGGAACGCGCGGCTGCTCGAGGAAGCGATTCCGAACGCCCGGCTCGAACTCGTCGAGGGCGGCTCACACTGTTGTTTCATCGAGTCCGCCGATCGGGTGAACGAACTGCTCGGTACGTTTCTCGAGGACAGTTCCGAGCCTGGCGGGGAAACGCCGGACTTCCGAGCGGGTCGCGTCGGCGGCGAGTGA
- the hisS gene encoding histidine--tRNA ligase has translation MYDRIKGFRDVYPAEMAAWRETIDTLEDTARQYGFREISTPALERAELWTDKSGDDIVDELYAFEDQGGRHVTLTPELTPTVARMVVAKQQELSKPIKWFSTRPFWRYEQVQQGRQREFYQTNVDIFGSSEPEADAEILAWAADALTGLDLTEDHFEFRISHRDILGGVLESYETDVDVDDAIRAVDKSDKLSTAEYHDLLIGAGLSADQAAEFADLVATGDLEAVRSFAGTERVRDAVDNLQAVLGAVEDFGAREHCTISLETARGLDYYTGVVFECFDSAGEVSRSIFGGGRYDDMIESFGGQPTPAVGVAPGHATLPLLLQRAGVWPDERISTDYYVLQIGDTRADAARIVRELRERGHVVETDIAGRSFGAQLNYADSINAETVVIVGEQDLENDEVTVKDMASGDQTQVPVSSFPGDRTRPTIADFDR, from the coding sequence ATGTACGACCGAATCAAGGGCTTCCGCGACGTCTACCCGGCCGAGATGGCCGCCTGGCGGGAGACCATCGACACGCTCGAAGACACCGCCCGACAGTACGGCTTTCGCGAGATTTCGACGCCGGCACTCGAGCGCGCGGAGCTGTGGACCGACAAGAGCGGCGACGACATCGTCGACGAACTGTACGCCTTCGAAGACCAGGGCGGTCGCCACGTGACGTTGACGCCCGAGCTAACGCCGACGGTCGCACGGATGGTCGTCGCCAAACAACAGGAGCTCTCGAAGCCGATCAAGTGGTTCTCGACGCGACCGTTCTGGCGCTACGAACAGGTCCAGCAGGGCCGCCAGCGCGAGTTCTACCAGACCAACGTCGACATCTTCGGCTCGTCTGAACCCGAAGCGGACGCCGAGATCCTCGCGTGGGCCGCAGACGCACTGACCGGACTCGACCTCACCGAGGACCACTTCGAGTTTCGCATCTCCCACCGCGACATTCTCGGCGGCGTCCTCGAGAGCTACGAGACGGACGTCGACGTCGACGACGCGATCCGGGCGGTCGACAAGTCCGATAAGCTCTCGACGGCCGAGTACCACGACCTGCTGATCGGTGCCGGCCTCTCGGCCGACCAGGCAGCCGAGTTCGCAGATCTCGTCGCGACTGGCGACCTCGAGGCGGTCCGGTCGTTCGCTGGAACCGAGCGCGTACGCGACGCCGTCGACAACCTCCAGGCCGTGCTCGGAGCGGTCGAGGATTTCGGTGCCCGCGAGCACTGTACGATTTCGCTCGAGACCGCACGCGGACTGGACTACTACACCGGCGTCGTCTTCGAGTGTTTCGACTCCGCGGGCGAGGTCTCGCGATCGATCTTCGGCGGCGGGCGCTACGACGACATGATCGAGAGTTTCGGCGGCCAGCCGACGCCGGCGGTCGGCGTCGCCCCCGGCCACGCGACGCTTCCCCTGTTGTTGCAGCGCGCCGGCGTCTGGCCCGACGAGCGGATCTCGACGGACTACTACGTCCTCCAGATCGGAGACACTCGAGCGGACGCGGCCCGAATCGTTCGAGAACTCCGCGAGCGTGGCCACGTCGTCGAGACCGACATCGCCGGACGTTCGTTCGGAGCACAGCTCAACTACGCCGACTCGATCAACGCCGAGACAGTCGTGATCGTCGGGGAACAGGACCTCGAGAACGACGAAGTGACGGTCAAGGACATGGCCTCTGGCGACCAGACGCAGGTCCCCGTCTCTTCGTTCCCGGGTGATCGGACGCGGCCGACGATCGCGGATTTCGATCGATAG
- a CDS encoding sulfatase-like hydrolase/transferase, which yields MSDADARPNVLFVLTDQERYDCSAPDGPPVETETMDRLSSQGKRFSQAFTPISICSSARASLLTGRFPHGHGMLNNCHEADAIRTDLPPDIPTFSEALEANGYDCTYTGKWHVGRNRTPENYGFSYLGGSDTHHDDIDEAFREYRRQRGSPLDEVDLTERIYTGADPYDDESGTFVSAKTPTDVEETRAWFLAERTIDAIDRHSSGADGSGPFFHRADFYGPHHPYVVPEPYASMYDPAEIEPPESYAETFDGKPRVHENYLAYRGVTDFEWETWADALAKYWGFVTLIDDQLERILDALESSGLAEETVVVHSSDHGDFVGGHRQFNKGPLMYDDTYRIPLQIRWPGVVDPGSTCSRPVHLHDLAATFLEIADVAVPETFDARSLVSLLENHSEERPVWPDSVFAQYHGDEFGLYSQRMVRTTRYKYVYNGPDVDELYDLEADPGELQNLIDHPDYEAVRHGMRERLIEWMDDTNDPNRGWVPDVLRGASQDVG from the coding sequence ATGTCAGACGCCGACGCTCGACCGAACGTCCTCTTCGTCCTCACCGACCAGGAGCGATACGACTGCAGCGCCCCGGACGGTCCGCCGGTCGAGACGGAGACGATGGATCGGCTCTCGAGCCAGGGAAAGCGGTTTTCGCAGGCGTTCACGCCGATCAGCATCTGTTCGAGCGCTCGCGCGTCGTTGCTGACCGGACGGTTTCCACACGGCCACGGCATGCTGAACAACTGCCACGAGGCGGATGCGATCCGGACGGACCTGCCGCCCGATATTCCGACGTTTTCCGAAGCTCTCGAGGCGAACGGCTACGACTGTACCTACACCGGTAAATGGCACGTCGGGCGCAACCGGACCCCCGAGAACTACGGCTTCTCGTATCTAGGCGGGAGCGACACGCATCACGACGACATCGACGAGGCGTTCCGGGAGTACCGCCGTCAGCGCGGCTCGCCGCTGGACGAGGTCGATCTCACGGAGCGGATCTATACCGGGGCGGATCCGTACGACGACGAAAGCGGCACGTTCGTCTCCGCGAAGACGCCGACCGACGTCGAGGAGACTCGAGCCTGGTTTCTGGCCGAGCGGACGATCGACGCGATCGATCGCCACTCGAGCGGGGCCGACGGTTCCGGCCCGTTCTTTCACCGGGCCGACTTCTACGGGCCGCACCATCCGTACGTCGTCCCCGAGCCCTACGCCTCCATGTACGACCCGGCCGAAATCGAGCCCCCCGAGAGCTACGCGGAAACGTTCGACGGCAAACCCCGGGTTCACGAGAACTACCTCGCCTACCGCGGCGTCACCGATTTCGAGTGGGAGACCTGGGCCGACGCGCTGGCGAAATACTGGGGTTTCGTCACCCTGATCGACGACCAACTCGAGCGGATCCTCGACGCGCTCGAATCGAGCGGATTGGCCGAGGAAACCGTCGTGGTCCACAGCTCCGACCACGGCGACTTCGTCGGCGGCCACCGCCAGTTCAACAAGGGACCGCTGATGTACGACGATACCTATCGCATCCCGCTTCAGATCCGCTGGCCCGGCGTCGTCGATCCCGGCTCGACGTGCTCGCGTCCCGTTCACCTCCACGATCTGGCGGCGACGTTTCTCGAGATCGCGGACGTGGCGGTTCCGGAGACGTTCGACGCCCGAAGCCTCGTCTCGCTTCTCGAGAACCACTCCGAGGAACGCCCGGTGTGGCCCGATTCGGTATTCGCCCAGTATCACGGCGACGAGTTCGGCCTCTACAGTCAGCGAATGGTTCGAACGACCCGATACAAGTACGTCTACAACGGCCCCGACGTGGACGAGCTATACGATCTCGAGGCCGACCCCGGAGAGCTTCAGAACCTGATCGACCATCCCGACTACGAGGCGGTGCGCCACGGGATGCGAGAACGGCTGATCGAGTGGATGGACGACACGAACGACCCGAATCGCGGGTGGGTTCCCGACGTGCTCAGGGGAGCGTCCCAAGACGTCGGCTGA
- the upp gene encoding uracil phosphoribosyltransferase, giving the protein MPIENRENAYLITHALAKDTLSRIRDVETEQVSFRKGLVKLGRICGYEIIDGRMETEYVELETPLETTMGERVRGLDDVVIINVLRAATPFVEGLLKAFPRARQGVISASRDEEAGRGEDGSFPITVDYVKLPEIHEEDTVIVADPMLATGSTMCTVLDHIDGSADPENLFVLSAVSAPDGLLRVDESFPDIDLLTVSIDDRLDDNGFIVPGLGDAGDRAFRTT; this is encoded by the coding sequence ATGCCGATCGAAAACCGGGAGAACGCGTATCTCATCACGCACGCACTGGCGAAAGACACCCTCTCGCGCATTCGCGACGTCGAAACCGAGCAGGTCAGCTTCCGCAAGGGCCTCGTCAAGCTCGGACGGATCTGTGGCTACGAGATCATCGACGGCCGCATGGAGACCGAGTACGTCGAACTCGAGACGCCACTCGAGACGACGATGGGCGAACGCGTCCGGGGCCTCGATGACGTCGTCATTATCAACGTGCTTCGAGCCGCGACGCCGTTCGTCGAGGGGCTGCTGAAGGCGTTCCCGCGCGCCCGACAGGGCGTGATCAGCGCCAGTCGCGACGAAGAAGCGGGACGGGGAGAGGACGGCTCGTTCCCGATCACGGTCGACTACGTGAAACTCCCGGAGATTCACGAAGAGGATACGGTGATCGTCGCGGATCCGATGCTCGCGACGGGAAGTACCATGTGTACGGTGCTGGATCACATCGACGGCTCGGCCGATCCCGAAAACCTCTTCGTCCTCTCCGCGGTCTCCGCACCGGACGGACTGTTGCGCGTCGACGAGTCGTTCCCCGACATCGATCTGTTGACCGTCTCGATCGACGATCGACTCGACGACAACGGATTCATCGTTCCCGGTCTTGGCGACGCCGGCGACCGGGCGTTCCGGACGACCTGA